One genomic window of Phragmitibacter flavus includes the following:
- a CDS encoding pyridoxal phosphate-dependent aminotransferase, giving the protein MDLIAKHIAELSPSLTLSITSQAKELKKQGVDVLSFGAGEPDFNTPKHITEAAIKALQDGHTRYTESAGLLELREALSAKLSMDNGISYEPSQISVNCGAKHSCYNAILAVCNPGDEVIIPAPYWTSYPEMVRMVGAVPVFVETKAENGWKLTPEEFEEAMSPMTKMIILNTPGNPTGSVYSKDELEKLAEIAVGEDIVILSDEIYEKLVYNDNEHVSIASLGKEVYDLTITINGFSKAYAMTGWRLGYTAAPKEIAKAIDTIQSHTTSNPTTFAQYGGIAALNGDQNIVSDMRDEFNVRREFMLDRLRNIKKLRVVEPQGAFYFLVDIEQFGIKSVNFAEKLLSKQKVAAVPGIAFGSDYTIRFSYATSLDVINAGMDRFEEFCNQH; this is encoded by the coding sequence ATGGACCTTATTGCCAAGCACATCGCCGAACTTTCCCCCTCACTGACGCTCTCAATCACCAGTCAGGCCAAGGAACTGAAAAAACAAGGAGTCGATGTTCTCAGCTTCGGTGCTGGCGAGCCTGATTTCAACACTCCAAAGCACATCACCGAAGCTGCCATCAAGGCACTTCAAGATGGTCACACCCGCTACACTGAGAGCGCCGGTCTGCTTGAGCTGCGTGAAGCCCTTTCTGCCAAACTGAGCATGGACAACGGCATCAGCTATGAGCCTTCCCAGATCAGCGTCAACTGCGGAGCCAAACACTCCTGTTACAACGCCATCCTCGCCGTGTGCAACCCTGGCGACGAAGTGATCATCCCTGCCCCTTACTGGACCAGCTATCCTGAAATGGTGCGCATGGTTGGCGCGGTGCCTGTTTTCGTCGAAACCAAGGCGGAAAACGGCTGGAAGCTGACTCCTGAGGAATTTGAAGAGGCGATGTCGCCGATGACCAAGATGATCATCTTGAACACCCCCGGCAACCCCACTGGATCGGTTTACAGCAAAGATGAACTCGAAAAGCTTGCCGAAATCGCGGTTGGCGAAGACATCGTCATCCTCTCCGATGAGATTTACGAAAAACTTGTCTACAACGACAACGAGCATGTCAGCATCGCTTCGCTCGGCAAAGAAGTTTACGACCTCACCATCACCATCAACGGCTTCTCCAAAGCTTACGCGATGACCGGCTGGCGTCTTGGCTACACGGCTGCTCCGAAAGAAATCGCCAAAGCGATCGACACGATCCAGAGCCACACCACTTCGAACCCCACCACATTTGCCCAATACGGTGGGATCGCCGCCCTCAATGGCGACCAGAACATCGTTTCGGACATGCGTGATGAGTTCAACGTGCGTCGTGAGTTCATGCTCGACCGTTTGCGCAACATCAAAAAATTGCGCGTCGTCGAGCCACAAGGCGCTTTCTACTTCCTGGTCGACATCGAACAGTTCGGCATCAAGTCGGTCAACTTCGCCGAGAAACTTCTCAGCAAGCAGAAGGTGGCTGCCGTTCCAGGCATCGCTTTTGGTTCCGACTACACCATCCGTTTCAGCTATGCGACCAGCCTTGATGTGATCAACGCCGGCATGGACCGCTTCGAAGAGTTTTGCAACCAGCACTAA
- a CDS encoding L,D-transpeptidase: MISMLCCQCSSFKKESKPAQAANVVVSVAQQKIALYGSDGKTAKSFPVSTSKFGLGDKPGTYSTPLGLHEVVAKVGHGARSGTVYKGRQPTGEVIKPGTPGRDPIVSRIMWLRGMEAQNKNAYRRCIYIHGTADELNIGKPVSYGCVRMKSQDVIDLFERVGIGTRVLIVQGKLPSRMSLPSSPAPTLRPGQQPPIFLDPKPNVPGRAPVPSVLPPPQNFPAPAPYESPVILAQNTAVTPNGYQSKTMANGTVVYTPPTTNTATSSRIILKSRRSASDGLR, from the coding sequence ATGATCTCAATGCTTTGTTGCCAGTGCAGTTCGTTCAAAAAGGAGTCAAAACCCGCTCAAGCGGCGAATGTGGTGGTGAGTGTGGCGCAGCAGAAAATTGCCCTGTATGGCTCGGATGGAAAGACTGCGAAGTCGTTTCCAGTGTCCACTTCGAAATTTGGTCTCGGGGACAAACCCGGCACCTACAGCACTCCTTTGGGTTTGCATGAAGTGGTGGCCAAGGTGGGGCACGGCGCGAGAAGCGGCACCGTTTACAAAGGACGCCAGCCGACGGGAGAGGTGATCAAACCCGGCACTCCAGGGCGAGATCCAATTGTTTCTAGAATCATGTGGCTGCGTGGCATGGAAGCGCAAAACAAAAACGCCTATCGCCGCTGCATTTACATTCATGGCACGGCAGATGAGCTGAATATTGGCAAGCCGGTGAGCTATGGTTGCGTGCGAATGAAGTCGCAAGATGTCATCGACTTGTTCGAGAGGGTTGGCATCGGCACACGCGTTCTCATTGTTCAGGGAAAACTCCCATCGAGAATGTCGCTGCCATCTTCACCTGCTCCGACGCTTCGGCCTGGTCAGCAACCACCAATCTTCCTCGATCCGAAGCCAAATGTGCCTGGACGGGCTCCGGTGCCATCGGTGCTGCCACCGCCGCAGAATTTTCCTGCTCCGGCCCCGTATGAATCGCCGGTGATTCTTGCTCAAAACACGGCGGTTACGCCAAATGGATATCAGTCGAAGACCATGGCTAACGGAACGGTGGTTTACACACCTCCGACCACCAACACGGCGACCAGTTCACGAATCATTTTGAAGTCCCGCCGCAGCGCGAGTGATGGCTTGAGATAG
- a CDS encoding glycosyltransferase: MTSWTLTLWLICYVIVFAGLSAFGAHRLRILWLYWKHRKEEPEPTSKFAELPVVTVQLPVFNEVHVVRRLLESVSQLDYPREKLQIQILDDSTDETKAVCEDGAAELRAQGFDVEHLHRTNRVGFKAGALDEAMNRVKGEFIMIFDADFLPGPDVLRKMIDFFTDEKVGLVQARWEHGNRKDSLLTRLQAMMLDGHLALEQPARSRGSLFFNFNGTAGIWRKKAIIDAGGWEHDTLTEDMDLSYRAQMKGWRFHYLKDVSVPAELPPDMDGFKSQQHRWTKGSVQVCKKMLGRVWKSDQSLRVKLEATAHLTVNFTYLLMLCVLIMVYPSNFVFESGPVKMLLVDLPVFFFATVSSIVFYTSAQMVLARSAWDWIKCLPLLPLLLALGIGMSINNGMAVLEALFNKQSDFVRTPKYGQQAVAQRKRSRYKATRSISFWLEFALAIYFSALLVGAMLDERWLNAVFLGLFQFGFTYVVASSAMRWFSGLNLSPPPPPQEASSDPAIA, encoded by the coding sequence ATGACCTCCTGGACCTTGACGCTCTGGCTAATATGCTACGTGATCGTATTTGCCGGATTAAGCGCCTTTGGTGCCCATCGATTACGAATCCTGTGGCTGTATTGGAAACATCGGAAGGAGGAGCCCGAGCCAACATCAAAATTTGCAGAGTTGCCCGTAGTAACAGTGCAGTTGCCGGTTTTTAATGAAGTTCACGTGGTGAGGCGTCTTCTGGAGTCGGTGAGCCAGTTGGATTACCCGAGAGAGAAGCTGCAGATACAGATTTTGGATGACTCCACGGATGAAACCAAGGCGGTTTGTGAAGATGGGGCTGCTGAACTGAGGGCGCAGGGATTTGATGTCGAGCATCTCCATCGCACCAACCGGGTTGGTTTCAAAGCGGGTGCCTTGGACGAGGCGATGAATCGGGTGAAAGGGGAGTTCATCATGATTTTTGACGCGGACTTTCTTCCGGGACCGGATGTGCTGCGCAAGATGATCGATTTTTTCACGGATGAAAAAGTGGGATTGGTGCAGGCTCGTTGGGAACACGGCAATCGGAAGGACAGCCTTTTGACCCGCCTCCAGGCTATGATGCTGGATGGTCACCTAGCCTTGGAGCAGCCGGCCCGCAGTCGCGGTTCGCTTTTCTTCAACTTCAATGGCACTGCGGGCATCTGGAGGAAGAAGGCCATCATCGATGCCGGAGGCTGGGAACATGACACCCTCACCGAGGACATGGACCTCAGCTATCGCGCTCAGATGAAGGGATGGCGCTTTCATTATCTCAAGGATGTGTCGGTCCCGGCGGAACTTCCACCGGACATGGATGGCTTTAAATCGCAACAACATCGCTGGACCAAAGGCAGCGTGCAGGTGTGCAAGAAAATGCTGGGGCGTGTTTGGAAAAGCGACCAATCCTTGCGAGTCAAACTCGAAGCCACGGCTCATCTGACGGTGAACTTTACCTATTTGTTGATGCTGTGCGTGCTGATCATGGTTTATCCATCCAACTTCGTGTTCGAGAGTGGCCCCGTGAAGATGCTGCTCGTTGACCTGCCGGTTTTCTTTTTTGCCACTGTCTCGAGCATCGTTTTTTACACGAGCGCCCAGATGGTGCTGGCTCGTTCAGCTTGGGATTGGATCAAATGTCTGCCGTTGCTTCCATTGCTGCTGGCATTGGGAATTGGCATGAGCATCAACAATGGCATGGCGGTTTTGGAGGCTTTGTTCAACAAGCAGTCGGATTTTGTCCGGACCCCGAAATATGGCCAGCAGGCCGTGGCTCAACGCAAGCGCAGTCGCTACAAGGCGACCCGATCCATCTCGTTCTGGCTGGAATTCGCGCTGGCCATTTATTTTTCCGCCCTTCTCGTGGGTGCCATGCTCGATGAGCGCTGGCTCAACGCAGTTTTTCTCGGGTTGTTTCAATTCGGCTTCACTTACGTCGTCGCATCTTCCGCCATGCGCTGGTTTTCCGGACTGAATTTGTCACCTCCGCCTCCGCCGCAGGAGGCCAGTTCAGATCCAGCGATTGCATGA
- the tilS gene encoding tRNA lysidine(34) synthetase TilS produces the protein MSLLTELQSALEKLRAQHTDLTPEAPVLIGVSGGRDSVVLLCAMVSLGWKGLVVGHLNHALRGRESGQDAAFVKRLTTRLGMRCETRKVEVQRVAAQRKISLELAAREVREKFFESLASMVETRFLFLAHHADDQAETILGNLCRGTALRGMRGINLSAETGRGLVKLRPLLNVTRVEIDAYVEENKLIYREDGSNALGSFRRNRLRNEVLPLLNEVLDRDVSTMLVRAGAAASRDDEFLHGQAMEFAEEEGLLLADGGLKITTRLQKLHGALLSRVIDIWLRHIDQARGIGNHELESAMSMIKPDGPAKINLPGDRWLRRKAKRLFVEHLIDQP, from the coding sequence GTGTCACTGCTTACCGAGCTCCAATCCGCCCTGGAGAAGCTGCGTGCGCAGCATACGGATCTGACGCCAGAAGCTCCGGTGTTGATCGGCGTGTCGGGCGGGCGGGACTCGGTGGTTTTACTGTGCGCGATGGTTTCACTCGGATGGAAAGGTCTGGTGGTGGGGCATCTCAACCATGCTTTGCGCGGTCGTGAGTCGGGGCAGGATGCAGCATTTGTGAAGCGGCTGACGACGAGATTGGGAATGCGATGCGAGACGCGAAAGGTGGAGGTGCAGCGCGTAGCCGCACAGCGCAAGATCTCATTGGAACTCGCGGCGAGAGAAGTGAGGGAGAAATTTTTCGAGTCTTTGGCTTCGATGGTGGAGACGCGGTTTCTTTTCCTGGCGCATCATGCGGACGATCAGGCGGAGACGATCCTGGGCAATCTCTGTCGGGGAACCGCCTTACGAGGCATGCGAGGCATCAATTTGTCGGCGGAGACGGGTAGGGGACTGGTCAAACTGCGGCCGCTGCTGAACGTGACCCGTGTGGAGATTGATGCCTATGTGGAGGAGAACAAATTAATATATCGCGAGGATGGCAGCAATGCCTTGGGTTCGTTTAGGCGTAACCGCCTGAGGAATGAGGTGTTGCCGTTGTTGAATGAGGTGCTCGATCGTGATGTATCGACGATGCTGGTTCGTGCTGGGGCCGCGGCATCGCGGGATGATGAGTTTCTACATGGGCAGGCGATGGAGTTCGCTGAGGAGGAAGGCTTGTTGTTGGCGGATGGAGGGCTGAAAATCACGACCAGATTACAAAAATTGCACGGTGCCCTCCTGTCACGGGTGATTGATATTTGGCTCCGCCATATCGATCAAGCGAGAGGCATTGGAAACCATGAGTTGGAGTCAGCCATGTCCATGATCAAGCCGGATGGTCCGGCAAAAATCAATCTGCCGGGTGATCGCTGGCTGAGACGCAAGGCAAAGCGTCTGTTTGTGGAGCACTTGATCGACCAGCCTTAG